One Xiphophorus hellerii strain 12219 chromosome 1, Xiphophorus_hellerii-4.1, whole genome shotgun sequence DNA segment encodes these proteins:
- the rarga gene encoding retinoic acid receptor gamma-A isoform X1 has product MATNREQQVGHLTGFPPAVYPFPFNSMRSHSPFDLLANSSLFGRFGADLPKEMAALSVETQSTSSEEMVPSSPSPPPPPRVYKPCFVCQDKSSGYHYGVSSCEGCKGFFRRSIQKNMVYTCHRDKNCQINKVTRNRCQYCRLQKCFEVGMSKEAVRNDRNKKKKDVKEEVVLPESYELSGELEELVNKVSKAHQETFPSLCQLGKYTTNSSSDHRVQLDLGLWDKFSELSTKCIIKIVEFAKRLPGFTTLTIADQITLLKSACLDILMLRICTRYTPEQDTMTFSDGLTLNRTQMHNAGFGPLTDLVFAFAGQLLPLEMDDTETGLLSAICLICGDRMDLEEPEKVDKLQEPLLEALKIYARRRRPNKPHMFPRMLMKITDLRGISTKGAERAITLKMEIPGPMPPLIREMLENPDAFDDQTECNENAPPPPPPPPPPALVVKQEAEDEDDSWGTENCSEPSPEEEDEDDDDDLGDEERDRGSDSDGEPWGVLDNLDGSRKGLVGRAQ; this is encoded by the exons ATGGCTACCAACAGGGAGCAGCAGGTGGGTCACTTGACCGGCTTCCCGCCTGCTGTCTACCCCTTCCCCTTCAACTCCATGAGAAGTCACTCCCCCTTTGACCTGCTAGCCAACAGCAGCCTGTTTGGAAGATTTGGGGCTGACCTGCCAAAGGAGATGGCTGCTCTct CGGTGGAGACCCAGAGTACCAGCTCAGAGGAGATGGTACCCAGTTCGCCAtctccccctcccccacctcGTGTCTACAAACCCTGCTTTGTGTGCCAGGACAAGTCCTCAGGGTACCACTACGGGGTCAGTTCCTGCGAGGGCTGCAAG GGTTTCTTCCGTCGCAGTATCCAAAAGAACATGGTGTACACCTGTCACCGAGACAAGAACTGCCAGATTAACAAGGTCACACGCAACCGCTGCCAGTACTGCAGGCTGCAGAAGTGCTTTGAGGTCGGCATGTCCAAGGAAG CGGTGCGCAATGAcagaaacaagaagaagaaggatgTGAAGGAGGAGGTAGTGCTACCAGAGAGCTATGAGCTAAGTGGAGAGCTTGAAGAACTGGTCAACAAAGTCAGCAAAGCTCACCAAGAAACATTTCCTTCACTTTGCCAGCTGGGAAAATACACCACC AACTCTAGCTCGGACCACCGTGTTCAGTTGGATCTGGGTCTCTGGGACAAGTTCAGTGAGCTCTCCACCAAATGCATTATCAAGATTGTGGAGTTTGCCAAGCGCCTGCCAGGCTTCACCACCCTCACTATTGCCGACCAAATCACTCTGCTGAAGTCGGCCTGCCTGGACATTCTG ATGCTGAGAATCTGCACACGCTACACCCCTGAACAGGACACTATGACCTTCTCAGACGGCCTGACTTTGAACCGAACTCAGATGCACAACGCTGGGTTCGGACCACTCACAGACCTGGTGTTTGCCTTTGCCGGCCAACTTCTACCCCTGGAGATGGATGACACTGAAACTGGTCTCCTCAGCGCCATCTGCCTCATCTGTGGAG atcgCATGGATCTCGAGGAGCCAGAAAAAGTAGATAAGCTACAAGAGCCTCTACTAGAGGCTCTTAAGATCTACGCCCGTCGCCGTCGCCCCAACAAGCCCCACATGTTCCCTCGCATGTTGATGAAGATCACTGACCTCAGAGGGATCAGCACAAAAG GTGCAGAAAGAGCCATCACTCTGAAGATGGAGATCCCTGGCCCGATGCCTCCTCTGATCAGGGAGATGCTTGAGAACCCCGACGCGTTTGACGACCAAACGGAGTGCAACGAGAACGCGCCGCCCccgccaccgccgccgccgcctccaGCGTTGGTTGTGAAGCAGGAGGCTGAGGACGAGGACGACAGCTGGGGCACAGAAAACTGCAGCGAGCCATCACcagaagaggaggatgaggacgACGACGACGACTTGGGAGACGAGGAGCGAGACCGAGGCTCGGACAGTGACGGGGAGCCCTGGGGAGTTTTGGATAACTTAGATGGGTCAAGGAAAGGCCTTGTGGGGAGGGCACAGTAA
- the rarga gene encoding retinoic acid receptor gamma-A isoform X2: MFDCMEALGMGPRQLYDVTSRGACMLRKASPFFPALDPFAWTGSASVRSVETQSTSSEEMVPSSPSPPPPPRVYKPCFVCQDKSSGYHYGVSSCEGCKGFFRRSIQKNMVYTCHRDKNCQINKVTRNRCQYCRLQKCFEVGMSKEAVRNDRNKKKKDVKEEVVLPESYELSGELEELVNKVSKAHQETFPSLCQLGKYTTNSSSDHRVQLDLGLWDKFSELSTKCIIKIVEFAKRLPGFTTLTIADQITLLKSACLDILMLRICTRYTPEQDTMTFSDGLTLNRTQMHNAGFGPLTDLVFAFAGQLLPLEMDDTETGLLSAICLICGDRMDLEEPEKVDKLQEPLLEALKIYARRRRPNKPHMFPRMLMKITDLRGISTKGAERAITLKMEIPGPMPPLIREMLENPDAFDDQTECNENAPPPPPPPPPPALVVKQEAEDEDDSWGTENCSEPSPEEEDEDDDDDLGDEERDRGSDSDGEPWGVLDNLDGSRKGLVGRAQ, translated from the exons ATGTTTGACTGCATGGAAGCCCTGGGAATGGGCCCCCGTCAGCTCTATGATGTCACCAGCCGCGGTGCGTGCATGCTGCGGAAGGCGAGCCCCTTCTTCCCGGCTTTGGACCCCTTCGCCTGGACGGGCAGTGCCAGTGTTCGGT CGGTGGAGACCCAGAGTACCAGCTCAGAGGAGATGGTACCCAGTTCGCCAtctccccctcccccacctcGTGTCTACAAACCCTGCTTTGTGTGCCAGGACAAGTCCTCAGGGTACCACTACGGGGTCAGTTCCTGCGAGGGCTGCAAG GGTTTCTTCCGTCGCAGTATCCAAAAGAACATGGTGTACACCTGTCACCGAGACAAGAACTGCCAGATTAACAAGGTCACACGCAACCGCTGCCAGTACTGCAGGCTGCAGAAGTGCTTTGAGGTCGGCATGTCCAAGGAAG CGGTGCGCAATGAcagaaacaagaagaagaaggatgTGAAGGAGGAGGTAGTGCTACCAGAGAGCTATGAGCTAAGTGGAGAGCTTGAAGAACTGGTCAACAAAGTCAGCAAAGCTCACCAAGAAACATTTCCTTCACTTTGCCAGCTGGGAAAATACACCACC AACTCTAGCTCGGACCACCGTGTTCAGTTGGATCTGGGTCTCTGGGACAAGTTCAGTGAGCTCTCCACCAAATGCATTATCAAGATTGTGGAGTTTGCCAAGCGCCTGCCAGGCTTCACCACCCTCACTATTGCCGACCAAATCACTCTGCTGAAGTCGGCCTGCCTGGACATTCTG ATGCTGAGAATCTGCACACGCTACACCCCTGAACAGGACACTATGACCTTCTCAGACGGCCTGACTTTGAACCGAACTCAGATGCACAACGCTGGGTTCGGACCACTCACAGACCTGGTGTTTGCCTTTGCCGGCCAACTTCTACCCCTGGAGATGGATGACACTGAAACTGGTCTCCTCAGCGCCATCTGCCTCATCTGTGGAG atcgCATGGATCTCGAGGAGCCAGAAAAAGTAGATAAGCTACAAGAGCCTCTACTAGAGGCTCTTAAGATCTACGCCCGTCGCCGTCGCCCCAACAAGCCCCACATGTTCCCTCGCATGTTGATGAAGATCACTGACCTCAGAGGGATCAGCACAAAAG GTGCAGAAAGAGCCATCACTCTGAAGATGGAGATCCCTGGCCCGATGCCTCCTCTGATCAGGGAGATGCTTGAGAACCCCGACGCGTTTGACGACCAAACGGAGTGCAACGAGAACGCGCCGCCCccgccaccgccgccgccgcctccaGCGTTGGTTGTGAAGCAGGAGGCTGAGGACGAGGACGACAGCTGGGGCACAGAAAACTGCAGCGAGCCATCACcagaagaggaggatgaggacgACGACGACGACTTGGGAGACGAGGAGCGAGACCGAGGCTCGGACAGTGACGGGGAGCCCTGGGGAGTTTTGGATAACTTAGATGGGTCAAGGAAAGGCCTTGTGGGGAGGGCACAGTAA